One genomic region from Sphingobacterium multivorum encodes:
- a CDS encoding helix-turn-helix domain-containing protein, translated as MNLSEKESKILALVIAGVSVASAIAEQSELSVGSVNAVLNSLINKELILRNEDKSVSLTAKGIEYKASINESNQASKEPKVEENSSVDAIQTERQQPIAVVIPYLKSEAAGEELRYTLRSWADHFLADHRIIIVGDKEDWFSPDITHIPLDPVLILEDCNCAAPAEIRNPQADVTNKILTLIASGEVTGDFILTNDDIYLAGPTALIDIQVLKAFGDLEDHAKGTSLFCQNSLRTKQALAKEGLSTYHYGTHTPMFVNAEILAEVIEKFNATEKGYLLTSLYFNYRFPDARPIQITGNIQDGLLASVYRDNVEPLMMFDLFYKRKFINCNTRGWLSVKNVIAKVFPQPSKYEQ; from the coding sequence ATGAACTTATCAGAAAAAGAAAGCAAAATTTTAGCCCTGGTCATCGCGGGGGTATCCGTTGCCAGCGCCATTGCTGAGCAATCAGAACTATCTGTAGGATCAGTAAATGCGGTATTAAATTCACTGATCAATAAAGAACTTATCCTACGTAACGAAGATAAATCGGTATCGCTTACAGCAAAAGGTATCGAATATAAAGCTAGTATCAATGAAAGCAATCAAGCTTCCAAAGAGCCTAAAGTAGAAGAAAACAGCTCGGTTGATGCTATCCAAACCGAGCGGCAGCAACCTATCGCAGTCGTAATTCCCTATCTTAAATCAGAAGCAGCTGGAGAAGAGCTCCGTTACACACTGCGCTCCTGGGCAGATCACTTCCTTGCTGATCATCGCATCATTATTGTCGGTGATAAAGAAGATTGGTTTTCTCCGGATATCACCCACATCCCATTGGATCCAGTGTTGATTTTGGAAGACTGCAACTGTGCAGCCCCGGCTGAAATCAGAAACCCACAAGCTGATGTAACAAATAAGATCCTGACGCTTATCGCCTCGGGAGAAGTAACTGGAGATTTCATTTTGACAAATGATGACATCTATCTGGCTGGCCCTACAGCGTTGATCGATATCCAGGTGCTCAAAGCATTTGGAGACCTCGAAGATCACGCCAAAGGGACATCGCTGTTTTGTCAAAACTCCCTCCGTACCAAACAGGCATTGGCAAAAGAAGGGTTATCCACATATCATTACGGCACACATACGCCAATGTTTGTGAACGCAGAGATCCTTGCGGAAGTGATTGAGAAATTCAATGCCACTGAAAAAGGGTATCTGCTTACATCGTTGTATTTCAATTACCGGTTCCCTGACGCGCGGCCAATCCAGATTACCGGGAACATTCAAGATGGTTTACTCGCATCGGTATACCGTGATAATGTTGAACCCCTAATGATGTTTGATCTATTCTACAAGCGGAAATTTATCAACTGCAATACCAGAGGTTGGCTCTCAGTCAAAAATGTTATTGCAAAAGTATTCCCCCAACCTTCGAAATATGAGCAATAA
- a CDS encoding YcbK family protein — translation MSNKKILVTGILALALTCGIKTDGDYLEFNKNTPDVQITTNFRLHEFLTKNQKNSFTRINANIIAEVQDLRDIFGSAIGISSSYRSAEYNRSVNGATSSQHILGNALDTYPINGNIAAWKKVVKDNKKSGGTGYYRTFVHIDTGRTRFWNG, via the coding sequence ATGAGCAATAAAAAGATATTGGTTACCGGCATTCTAGCGCTTGCCCTAACCTGCGGAATTAAAACAGACGGCGATTATCTTGAATTCAATAAGAATACGCCAGACGTTCAGATCACCACAAACTTTCGTTTGCATGAGTTCCTGACAAAAAATCAAAAGAACTCATTTACCCGGATCAACGCTAACATCATTGCGGAGGTTCAGGATCTGCGGGATATATTCGGTTCTGCCATCGGTATTTCCAGCAGCTACCGATCTGCTGAATATAATCGGTCTGTCAACGGAGCGACTTCAAGTCAGCACATTTTAGGCAATGCCCTGGACACTTATCCGATAAATGGCAATATCGCTGCTTGGAAGAAAGTCGTCAAAGACAATAAGAAGTCCGGCGGTACCGGTTATTACAGAACATTTGTTCACATCGACACAGGTCGTACTAGATTCTGGAACGGATAA
- a CDS encoding S49 family peptidase: MQRKLAGNWQFHLLSTILKGHFMISPKEAQGFLSQAKGIIASNGVFSNQIQELKQIDIRAFSAGSDEEVSAEVDTEQKRVVVLPIKGVMLKYGTMCTYGMDEIAHYIRHFAAKENVSGIVLDIDTGGGACNAVPPLLDAIKYTQSLGKPIVSSIDSAYSAGYWTAAATDRIFLDNDTVSGTGSIGVMISYLDPIPYYEKEGAKYHEVYADQSADKNKPFQEFLKGEYDLIRKEMLNPLADKFHAAVKAGRPNLKYETQGVLTGATFDSEKSIDLGLADQLGGLKAAIDYVNVQYWTNHK; this comes from the coding sequence ATGCAAAGGAAACTAGCGGGCAATTGGCAATTCCATTTATTATCCACCATCCTCAAAGGTCATTTCATGATATCGCCGAAAGAGGCACAAGGTTTCTTGTCCCAGGCTAAAGGTATCATTGCCAGCAATGGTGTTTTCTCCAATCAGATCCAGGAGCTCAAACAAATAGACATCCGTGCTTTCTCCGCCGGATCAGATGAAGAAGTAAGTGCGGAAGTTGATACCGAGCAAAAGCGTGTTGTAGTGCTTCCTATAAAAGGTGTAATGCTGAAATATGGAACCATGTGTACATACGGCATGGATGAGATCGCTCATTACATCAGACATTTTGCAGCCAAAGAAAATGTATCTGGTATCGTCTTGGATATCGATACTGGAGGAGGTGCCTGTAACGCTGTGCCCCCGTTATTAGATGCGATAAAGTATACGCAATCGCTCGGCAAGCCTATTGTATCTTCTATTGATTCAGCCTACTCTGCCGGATATTGGACAGCTGCTGCAACTGATCGTATTTTCCTCGACAATGACACAGTATCTGGTACAGGATCTATCGGTGTAATGATATCTTATCTGGATCCAATTCCATATTACGAAAAAGAGGGCGCAAAATACCATGAGGTATACGCAGATCAGTCTGCAGACAAGAACAAACCATTCCAGGAATTTTTAAAGGGAGAATATGATCTTATCCGCAAGGAGATGCTCAATCCCCTGGCTGATAAATTCCATGCAGCAGTAAAAGCTGGCCGGCCTAACCTTAAGTATGAAACACAGGGTGTGCTTACCGGCGCAACCTTCGATTCCGAGAAATCTATTGACCTGGGGCTGGCTGATCAGCTAGGTGGTCTCAAAGCAGCGATTGATTACGTCAATGTCCAATACTGGACCAATCACAAATAA